A window from Citrus sinensis cultivar Valencia sweet orange chromosome 5, DVS_A1.0, whole genome shotgun sequence encodes these proteins:
- the LOC102628709 gene encoding LRR receptor-like serine/threonine-protein kinase FEI 1 produces the protein MGMYQIKCRGQWLLFILLLCIIINKSRAINSDGEALLSFRTAVVSSDGFLNQWRPEDPDPCNWKGVKCDKNKRVITLSLTNHKLSGPISADLGKLDQLKFLNLHSNNFYGEIPSELGNCTELQGLSLQGNYLSGSIPSELGNLSNLLNLDISSNSLSEYIPPSLGKLQRLITFNVSNNFLVGAIPSDGVLTKFSESSFFGNRGLCGKQINVTCKNDSGGSTTDSQSPNSAQNQGGKKNSGRLLISASATVGALLLVALMCFWGCFLYKKLGKNESKGLARDVGGGASIVMFHGDLPYSSKDIIKKLETLDDDHIIGSGGFGTVYKLAMDDGNVFALKRIDKLNEGFDRFFERELEILGSIKHRYLVNLRGYCNSPTSKLLIYDFLPGGSLDEALHERSEQLDWDARLNIIMGAAKGLAYLHHDCSPRIIHRDIKSSNILLDGNLEARVSDFGLAKLLEDEESHITTIVAGTFGYLAPEYMQSGRATEKTDVYSFGVLVLEVLSGKRPTDASFIEKGLNIVGWLNFLISEDRQREIIDPNCEGVQSESLDALLAVATQCVSSSPDDRPTMHRVVQILESEVMTPCPSDFYDSNSD, from the exons ATGGGCAtgtatcaaataaaatgtcgAGGGCAATGGCTTCTTTTCATTCTACTGCTCTGTAtcataataaacaaaagcAGGGCCATCAATTCTGATG GTGAGGCACTTCTAAGCTTCAGGACAGCGGTGGTTAGTTCAGATGGTTTCCTTAATCAATGGAGACCAGAGGATCCTGACCCTTGTAACTGGAAAGGAGTGAAATGTGATAAAAACAAGAGAGTAATAACTTT GAGCCTTACCAATCACAAATTGAGTGGACCAATATCAGCTGACCTTGGGAAGCTTGATCAGCTAAAGTTTTT AAATCTTCATAGCAACAACTTTTATGGGGAAATTCCTTCGGAATTGGGAAACTGCACAGAGTTGCAGGGATT ATCCTTGCAGGGCAATTACTTGAGTGGATCAATTCCAAGTGAACTGGGAAATCTATCGAATCTTCTGAATCT GGATATTTCAAGCAACTCGCTCAGTGAATATATACCTCCTTCGCTTGGGAAATTACAGAGATTGATTACCTT CAATGTGTCCAACAACTTTCTGGTCGGAGCAATACCATCTGATGGAGTGCTTACCAAATTTTCCGAAAGCTC CTTCTTTGGAAATCGTGGTTTATGTGGGAAGCAAATAAATGTAACATGCAAAAATGATAGTGGAGGATCTACAACAGATTCCCAATCTCCTAACTCAG CTCAAAATCAAGGTGGAAAGAAGAACTCTGGCAGGCTGCTTATTAGTGCATCAGCAACTGTGGGTGCTCTTCTTCTGGTGGCACTTATGTGTTTCTGGGGTTGCTTTCTTTATAAGAAGCTTGGTAAAAATGAGAGCAAAGGTCTTGCAAGAGATGTTGGTGGAG GTGCATCAATTGTTATGTTTCATGGAGACTTGCCATATTCTTCAAAAgacatcataaaaaaattggaaacttTGGATGATGATCACATAATAGGATCTGGGGGCTTTGGAACTGTTTACAAATTAGCAATGGATGATGGAAACGTATTTGCTTTGAAAAGAATTGATAAGTTGAATGAGGGCTTTGATCGGTTTTTTGAAAGGGAGCTTGAAATTCTTGGAAGCATAAAACACCGGTATTTGGTGAATTTGCGAGGATACTGCAACTCACCTACATCAAAATTGTTAATATATGACTTTCTACCTGGTGGCAGCCTTGATGAAGCTCTTCATG AAAGATCTGAGCAGTTAGATTGGGATGCACggttaaatattataatggGAGCAGCAAAAGGACTGGCCTACTTGCATCATGACTGTTCTCCTAGAATCATACACCGTGACATCAAATCCAGCAACATTTTGCTTGATGGAAATTTGGAGGCTCGAGTATCTGATTTTGGACTTGCTAAACTTTTAGAAGATGAAGAATCTCACATTACGACCATTGTTGCAGGAACATTTGGTTACTTGGCTCCAG AGTACATGCAAAGTGGTAGAGCTACAGAAAAGACTGATGTTTACAGCTTTGGGGTCTTGGTGCTTGAAGTTTTAAGTGGAAAGCGGCCTACTGATGCATCTTTTATTGAGAAAGGCCTCAATATTGTTGGTTGG TTGAATTTCCTAATATCGGAGGATAGGCAACGAGAGATCATTGATCCAAATTGTGAAGGGGTTCAGTCTGAAAGTCTTGATGCCCTGCTTGCAGTAGCCACCCAGTGTGTATCTTCCAGCCCAGATGATCGACCCACCATGCACAGAGTGGTCCAGATTCTTGAATCTGAGGTCATGACCCCATGCCCAAGTGACTTTTACGATTCCAACTCAGATTGA